A portion of the Esox lucius isolate fEsoLuc1 chromosome 20, fEsoLuc1.pri, whole genome shotgun sequence genome contains these proteins:
- the LOC105027983 gene encoding zinc finger protein 501-like: MTSVEQEDCSQILGLNDIRCEEEVIGDLTNKDEIAEVDTLPTSGVQQHEDYRDKNTHLCPHCGKRFLYESVLKRHINTHTGEKCYSCSDCGMSFSMYGGLKEHQRIHTGEKPYSCSDCEKYFSRLSSLKSHQRIHTGVKPYSCSDCGQCFSHLDKLQAHQRIHTGEKPYSCSDCEKCFSHLSTLKIHQRIHTGEKPYSCSDCGKSFSRLHSFKRHQRTHTGEKPYSCCDCRESFSQLDNLKLHQRKHTGEKPYFCSDCRQCFSQLHHLERHQRKHTGEKPYSCSDCEKCFSHLHTLQAHRSIHTGVKPYSCSDCEKCFSLLSRLKTHQRIHTGEKPYSCSDCGMRFSMFGSLKDHQRIHTGERPYSCSDCEKSFSRSTSLYQHQRIHSGMKPYSCSHCGKSFTQLGSLNIHQRIHTGEVPYSCSDCGKCFSRLNSLNNHRRIHTGEKPYSCPDCGKIFSRLYTLTCHQRIHSGGKPK, from the exons atgacatcagtgGAGCAGGAAGACTGCAGTCAAATACTGGGACTGAATGATATTAGATGTGAAGAGGAGGTGATTGGAGATTTAACTAACAAAG ATGAGATTGCTGAAGTTGATACATTACCTACTTCTGGAGTTCAACAACATGAAGATTACAGAGATAAGAATACTCACCTCTGTCCCCATTGTGGAAAACGATTTCTATATGAGTCAGTtttaaaaagacacattaacacacatacaggagagaagtgttattcctgttctgactgtgggatgAGTTTCTCTATGTATGGTGGCCTGAAAGAgcaccagcgcatacacactggagagaagccttactcctgttctgactgtgagaAGTATTTCTCTCGTTTAAGTAGCCTTAAATCTCACCAGCGCATTCATACAGGAGTGAAGccttattcctgttctgactgtgggcaGTGCTTCTCCCATTTAGATAAACTTCaagctcaccagcgcatacatacaggagagaagccttactcctgttctgactgtgagaagtgtttctctcatttaAGTACCCTTAaaattcaccagcgcatacatacaggagagaagccttactcctgttctgactgtgggaagagtttctctcgaTTACATTCCTTTAAACGACACCAGCGcacacatacaggagagaagccatactcctgtTGTGACTGTCGGGAGAGTTTCTCTCAGTTAGATAACCTTAAACTTCACCAGCGcaaacatacaggagagaagccttacttcTGTTCTGACTGTAGGCAGTGCTTTTCACAGTTACATCATCTTGAACGTCACCAGCGcaaacatacaggagagaaaccttactcctgttctgactgtgagaAATGTTTCTCTCATTTACATACCCTTCAAGCTCACCGGAGCATACATACGGGAGTaaaaccttactcctgttctgactgtgagaagtgtttctctcttttAAGTAGGCTTAAAACTCACCAGCGCAttcatacaggagagaagccttactcctgttctgactgtgggatgAGATTCTCTATGTTTGGTAGCCTTAAAGATCACCAGCGAATACATACAGGGGAGaggccttactcctgttctgactgtgagaAGAGTTTCTCTAGATCAACCAGCCTATATCAACACCAGCGCATTCATTCTGGAATGAAGCCATACTCCTGTTCtcactgtgggaagagtttcactCAGTTAGGTAGCCTGAACATTCACCAGCGGATACATACTGGAGAGgtgccttactcctgttctgactgtgggaagtgtttctctagATTAAATAGCTTAAATAATCACAGGAgaatacatactggagagaagccttactcctgtcctgactgtgggaagattTTCTCTCGATTATACACCCTTACatgtcaccagcgcatacattcTGGAGGGAAGCCAAAATGA